Proteins from a genomic interval of Moorena sp. SIOASIH:
- a CDS encoding carbon dioxide-concentrating mechanism protein CcmK, whose protein sequence is MPIAVGMIETEGFPAVVEAADAMVKAARVTLVGYEKIGSARVTVIVRGDVSEVQASVSAGIESANRVNGGKVVSTHIIARPHENLEYVLPIRYSEAVEQFRSY, encoded by the coding sequence ATGCCAATTGCTGTTGGAATGATTGAAACTGAGGGCTTTCCAGCTGTTGTAGAAGCAGCTGATGCGATGGTTAAAGCCGCTCGCGTCACCCTTGTGGGTTATGAAAAAATCGGTAGCGCTCGTGTAACCGTGATTGTGCGGGGAGATGTATCCGAGGTGCAAGCTTCCGTATCTGCTGGGATAGAATCAGCAAACCGGGTGAATGGAGGTAAGGTGGTATCAACCCACATCATCGCTCGTCCCCATGAAAACTTAGAGTATGTCCTACCAATTCGTTACAGCGAAGCTGTGGAACAGTTCCGTAGCTATTAG
- a CDS encoding glucose 1-dehydrogenase: MKKLKNKIAVVTGGNSGIGLATAKAFVREGAKVIIMGRNSVTLKQAVQALGEDAVGVQGDVSNLNDIDRLYEKVNEVYGYLDILFVNAGINRLSKITQITEDLFDEIINVNLKGAFFTIQKALPLLKDRSSIILNTSAIAALGIPEISIYSASKAALRSLARTISVELLDRKIRVNAVAPGAVETSILSRYNIPQEKLVNLGSQCFNRIPTKRIGSVEEVAKAVVFLASDDASYIIGCELAVDGGMTQL; encoded by the coding sequence ATGAAAAAGTTAAAGAACAAAATTGCAGTTGTTACCGGGGGGAATAGTGGCATAGGTTTGGCTACGGCAAAAGCTTTTGTTCGTGAAGGAGCAAAAGTAATTATCATGGGACGCAATTCAGTTACTTTAAAGCAAGCTGTTCAAGCTTTGGGAGAAGATGCAGTGGGGGTACAAGGTGATGTCAGTAACTTAAACGATATTGATCGACTTTACGAAAAAGTAAATGAAGTATATGGCTATCTTGATATTTTATTTGTTAATGCTGGAATTAATCGGTTATCTAAAATTACGCAGATTACCGAAGACTTATTTGATGAAATTATAAACGTTAATCTCAAAGGGGCTTTTTTTACTATTCAAAAAGCACTTCCCTTGCTTAAAGACCGAAGTTCAATTATATTGAATACGTCTGCAATTGCGGCATTAGGCATCCCAGAAATCAGTATTTATTCAGCCAGTAAAGCTGCATTGCGTTCCCTAGCTAGAACGATTTCAGTTGAGTTATTAGACAGAAAAATACGAGTAAATGCTGTTGCTCCTGGTGCAGTTGAAACATCTATTTTGAGCCGCTACAATATCCCTCAAGAAAAACTTGTTAACCTAGGTAGTCAATGTTTTAATAGAATTCCAACCAAACGAATAGGAAGTGTTGAAGAAGTTGCCAAAGCAGTGGTTTTTTTAGCCTCAGATGATGCTTCCTATATAATAGGTTGCGAACTTGCTGTTGATGGAGGAATGACCCAACTTTAA
- a CDS encoding EF-hand domain-containing protein, translated as MISEFRKKKLAKVFNAMDSNGNGVLSKADLEKSFESTIAIQGHKPGSPEYQSGYDKMVTEPSCFSPRVSTTR; from the coding sequence ATGATTAGTGAATTTCGTAAGAAAAAGCTAGCCAAAGTCTTCAATGCAATGGATTCTAATGGCAATGGAGTTCTTAGCAAAGCTGATCTAGAGAAATCTTTTGAATCGACTATTGCGATCCAAGGTCATAAGCCCGGAAGCCCCGAATATCAGAGTGGCTATGACAAGATGGTCACCGAACCCTCATGCTTCAGCCCCAGGGTATCCACCACCAGATGA
- a CDS encoding NADH-quinone oxidoreductase subunit M, which translates to MLSALILVPILSAAIVGFWPGNVTAKAARQVALVVTGGIFLWSVILMTMFNPGDVNLQFQENLPWIQVIGLTYSLGVDGLSLPLLILNGLLTAIALYCTDSNVIRPRLYYALMLLLNGAVAGAFLAQDLLLFFIFYELELIPLYLLIAIWGGKRRGYAATKFLLYTALSGALVLASFLGLVFLSGSSSFSYAETRELASLLPVAQQLILLGAVLIGFGIKIPFVPFHTWLPDAHVEASTPVSILLAGVLLKLGTYGLLRFGLGLFPEPWTILAPWLGIWAAVSSLYGAFNAIVQKDMKKMVAYSSVAHMAYILLAAAAATKLALVSSVLQMISHGLISALLFLLVGIIYKKTGSRDITILNGLLNPERGMPVVGSLIVLGVMASAGIPGMVGFISEFLVYWGSLQVLPIPTILCMLSTGLTVVYFLQLVGGAFFGRLANHLTDLPTVKFTEQLPGLVLALLIVVLGLQPGWLLNLSEPITATLVTTPPNVAVNVSSNS; encoded by the coding sequence ATGTTGAGTGCCTTGATTTTGGTACCAATACTGAGTGCCGCTATAGTGGGGTTTTGGCCCGGGAATGTCACCGCTAAAGCAGCTCGTCAAGTTGCCTTGGTAGTTACTGGTGGTATTTTCCTCTGGTCAGTAATATTGATGACCATGTTTAACCCCGGTGACGTGAATCTACAATTTCAGGAAAATCTTCCTTGGATTCAGGTGATTGGTTTGACCTATAGTTTAGGGGTAGATGGTCTATCATTGCCCTTACTGATCCTAAATGGTCTGCTAACCGCAATTGCCCTGTACTGCACAGATTCCAACGTCATTCGCCCTAGGTTGTATTACGCTCTGATGCTGTTGCTAAATGGCGCTGTTGCCGGTGCCTTCCTAGCTCAGGATTTACTGCTGTTTTTTATCTTCTATGAGCTGGAACTGATTCCCCTATATTTGTTGATTGCAATTTGGGGGGGTAAGCGCAGAGGCTATGCTGCAACCAAGTTTCTCCTCTACACAGCCCTTTCCGGAGCCTTGGTTCTAGCGTCATTCCTGGGCTTAGTGTTTTTGAGTGGTTCCTCTAGCTTTAGCTACGCCGAGACCAGGGAGCTGGCATCATTACTACCCGTTGCTCAGCAATTAATTCTCTTAGGAGCGGTTCTAATTGGCTTTGGAATTAAAATTCCCTTTGTGCCATTCCATACCTGGTTACCAGATGCCCACGTGGAAGCATCAACCCCAGTTTCAATTCTATTAGCTGGTGTGCTCCTGAAATTAGGTACCTATGGTTTGTTGCGGTTTGGCTTAGGTTTGTTTCCGGAACCTTGGACAATTCTGGCACCTTGGTTGGGAATTTGGGCAGCAGTAAGTTCCCTTTACGGAGCGTTCAATGCCATTGTCCAGAAAGACATGAAAAAAATGGTGGCATATAGTTCTGTCGCTCACATGGCATACATTCTCTTAGCTGCTGCTGCTGCCACTAAGCTAGCTTTGGTATCCTCAGTTTTACAGATGATCAGTCACGGGTTAATATCAGCGCTACTGTTTTTATTAGTCGGTATCATTTATAAGAAAACTGGCTCACGGGATATCACTATCCTCAATGGTCTATTAAATCCGGAACGGGGTATGCCAGTAGTTGGTAGTTTGATAGTGCTTGGTGTAATGGCTAGTGCTGGTATCCCTGGCATGGTGGGATTTATCTCTGAGTTTCTGGTCTACTGGGGTAGTCTCCAGGTATTACCAATCCCAACTATCCTATGCATGCTCAGCACCGGTTTAACGGTTGTTTACTTTTTACAACTAGTTGGTGGAGCCTTCTTTGGTCGTCTGGCTAACCATTTAACTGATTTACCAACCGTTAAGTTCACAGAACAATTACCAGGGCTGGTTTTAGCCCTATTGATTGTGGTTTTGGGACTACAACCAGGATGGTTACTTAATTTAAGTGAACCGATCACAGCAACTTTGGTAACGACACCACCGAATGTAGCTGTGAATGTATCAAGCAATAGTTGA
- a CDS encoding CO2 hydration protein, with the protein MVVSQKTKRKHPLEEYIKRLQTGSALLSDSPENLMEVVGILHSYGIVLDAYSRNLIYTADHQFLVFFPFFKYFNGEISFSKLLRHWWHDRINFEYAEYCMRSMLWHGGGGLDTHLDTDEFEQRCAEAIQAKFKSNPLMLGMHKLFPEFLPEQVRMLAYTSGLGQFWRVMSDIFMSLSQGYDEGEIKSIPQVVDHIKAGLVAAANKPITYAPQIGAQRYEIIPESVGLTFLSDTGVPYVEAIFFRGTPFLGTVSLNAQAYQISPDQTRFTYGALYADPLPIGGAGIPPTLLMQDMRHYLPKYLSDFFMRSHRGEIDLRVKICQTFQKSMFCVTTAAILGLAPHPMDTTDPAELEENRAYLEYWMDRLIPSRLRAANGQMTNA; encoded by the coding sequence ATGGTAGTTAGCCAGAAAACCAAGCGAAAGCATCCCCTAGAGGAGTATATAAAGCGACTACAAACTGGTAGTGCCCTGCTATCGGATTCTCCAGAAAACCTGATGGAAGTAGTCGGTATACTTCACAGCTACGGCATTGTTTTAGATGCTTACTCCCGCAATCTTATCTACACTGCCGATCATCAATTTTTAGTGTTTTTTCCCTTCTTTAAATACTTTAATGGGGAGATTTCATTTTCAAAGCTTTTACGTCATTGGTGGCACGACCGAATTAACTTTGAGTACGCCGAATACTGTATGCGCTCGATGTTATGGCACGGTGGTGGGGGCTTAGATACTCATCTCGATACCGATGAATTTGAGCAGCGATGTGCCGAAGCAATTCAGGCAAAGTTTAAGAGCAATCCCCTGATGCTGGGAATGCACAAGCTATTTCCTGAATTCCTGCCCGAACAAGTGCGAATGCTTGCCTATACCAGTGGATTAGGGCAATTCTGGCGGGTGATGAGTGATATATTCATGTCCCTATCTCAGGGCTATGACGAAGGGGAAATTAAGTCGATTCCCCAAGTGGTAGACCATATTAAAGCAGGGTTAGTCGCAGCAGCAAACAAACCGATTACCTATGCCCCTCAGATTGGCGCTCAAAGGTATGAGATTATTCCCGAATCGGTTGGTTTGACTTTCTTGTCTGATACAGGAGTACCCTATGTAGAGGCAATTTTTTTCCGGGGAACACCCTTTCTGGGGACAGTATCTCTGAATGCCCAAGCCTACCAGATTTCCCCAGATCAAACCCGATTTACCTATGGCGCATTGTATGCTGACCCATTGCCTATTGGTGGTGCTGGAATTCCACCGACATTGCTGATGCAGGATATGAGGCATTATCTACCCAAGTATCTCAGCGATTTTTTTATGCGATCGCATCGGGGTGAAATTGACTTGCGGGTCAAAATTTGCCAAACTTTCCAGAAATCTATGTTTTGTGTCACTACAGCTGCGATTTTGGGACTAGCCCCTCATCCGATGGATACCACGGATCCTGCTGAACTTGAGGAAAATCGAGCCTATTTGGAATACTGGATGGATCGATTGATCCCCTCCCGCTTGAGAGCAGCCAATGGTCAAATGACCAACGCCTAA
- a CDS encoding NAD(P)H-quinone oxidoreductase subunit F produces MTELLTQTIWVVPIYGWIGAFLTIPWATGIVRRTGPRPAAYFNLLMTFFACIHGWLIFQASLQEAVQEIEYHWLMVADIDISFVLEVSPVSTGAMEFITSLSLLAQLYALGYMEKDWGLARFFALMGFFEGALIGIVLSNSLFLTYALLEMLTVCTLLIVGFWYAQPLALKAARDAFLTKRVGDILLLVGVVSLATFAGSLTFSDLYTWAYSANLPPLVGNLLGLALIAGPIGKCAQFPLNLWLDEAMEGPNPASVLRNSLVVTCGTYVLIKLVPIVTMISPLTLSVLVVIGTITALGTSMVAIAQIDIKRSLSHSTSAYIGLVFIAVGMQRSDIGVILLVAHAFAKALMFMSIGGVIFNTNNQNLAELGGLGSKMPATSTAFAVGIVGLIGLFPLGGFWAMSEGINAFWFDAPLLVIPFLFVNAVTALGLVRVFRLIFLGKPQAKTRRSPEVPWAMALPMVALTILTLLVPVLIRPMELLSEWEDLNLLAEVSLIISGVVGCTAGALIYLPRTWSRSIRMPLKLFQDLFAYDFYLDELYRYTIVFAVLLFSKITAWIDRYIVDGLVNLVGLGTVFSGQGLKYSVSGKSQFYVLTILLGISLLAIFITWPLNQWSLSQWSLDQWSLLIGD; encoded by the coding sequence ATGACTGAGTTGCTTACTCAGACGATTTGGGTAGTTCCCATTTACGGTTGGATTGGGGCATTTTTAACTATCCCCTGGGCAACAGGAATAGTGCGTCGTACGGGACCGAGACCAGCGGCTTACTTTAACCTGTTGATGACATTTTTTGCCTGCATTCATGGCTGGCTGATCTTCCAGGCTTCATTACAGGAAGCCGTGCAAGAGATAGAGTATCACTGGCTAATGGTTGCTGATATTGACATATCTTTTGTTCTGGAAGTCTCACCAGTGAGTACTGGAGCAATGGAGTTTATCACCAGCCTAAGTCTATTGGCTCAACTCTATGCTCTCGGATACATGGAGAAAGATTGGGGATTAGCTCGCTTCTTTGCCCTAATGGGATTTTTTGAAGGGGCATTGATCGGAATTGTCTTGAGTAATTCCTTATTCCTGACCTATGCTCTGTTGGAGATGCTCACGGTGTGTACTTTGCTCATTGTGGGTTTTTGGTATGCTCAGCCTTTGGCACTCAAAGCTGCCCGAGATGCTTTTCTAACCAAGCGTGTAGGAGATATCTTGCTGCTAGTTGGGGTGGTGAGCTTAGCCACCTTTGCAGGAAGCTTAACCTTTTCAGACTTGTATACCTGGGCTTATTCAGCTAATCTACCGCCACTAGTGGGTAACTTACTGGGATTGGCTTTGATTGCTGGTCCAATTGGTAAATGTGCCCAATTCCCCTTGAATTTATGGTTGGATGAGGCGATGGAGGGACCGAATCCCGCCTCAGTACTGCGGAATTCCTTGGTGGTGACTTGTGGTACTTATGTGCTGATTAAACTGGTGCCGATTGTGACCATGATCTCACCGTTGACCTTATCGGTGTTAGTAGTTATTGGTACTATCACAGCACTAGGCACCTCAATGGTAGCGATCGCACAAATCGATATTAAGCGATCGCTTTCCCATTCCACCAGCGCTTACATTGGTTTAGTATTTATCGCGGTTGGAATGCAGCGCTCTGATATTGGTGTGATTTTACTGGTTGCCCATGCCTTTGCTAAAGCCTTGATGTTTATGAGCATCGGGGGGGTAATCTTCAACACCAATAACCAAAATTTAGCTGAATTGGGGGGCTTAGGGTCAAAAATGCCCGCTACTAGCACTGCCTTTGCCGTGGGTATCGTTGGTCTGATTGGACTTTTCCCCCTCGGTGGCTTTTGGGCAATGAGTGAAGGGATTAATGCCTTTTGGTTTGATGCCCCTCTTCTGGTCATACCCTTTCTCTTCGTTAACGCAGTTACTGCCTTAGGTTTAGTCCGGGTGTTTCGGCTAATTTTCCTAGGGAAACCCCAAGCGAAGACCCGTCGATCACCAGAAGTACCGTGGGCTATGGCCTTACCAATGGTAGCGTTAACCATACTGACATTGCTGGTACCAGTGCTAATACGTCCGATGGAATTGCTATCGGAATGGGAGGATCTCAATCTCCTAGCCGAGGTAAGCTTGATAATCTCTGGTGTCGTAGGTTGCACGGCAGGGGCTTTAATTTACCTACCCAGAACCTGGTCGCGGTCAATTCGGATGCCCTTGAAATTGTTCCAAGACCTATTCGCCTATGACTTTTACCTGGACGAACTGTATCGTTACACCATCGTGTTTGCGGTTCTCCTATTTTCCAAGATTACAGCTTGGATCGATAGATATATCGTTGATGGGTTAGTCAATCTGGTTGGTCTAGGAACAGTATTTAGTGGTCAAGGCCTAAAATACAGCGTTTCCGGTAAATCACAGTTTTATGTACTGACTATCCTATTAGGAATCAGCTTATTGGCAATCTTCATCACCTGGCCCTTAAATCAGTGGTCTTTGAGTCAGTGGTCTTTGGATCAGTGGTCTTTGTTGATAGGTGATTAG
- a CDS encoding ribulose bisphosphate carboxylase small subunit, with the protein MAFSTQAAPPTPWSRNLAEPKIDDTAYVHSFSNIIGNVEIAANVLIASGTSIRADEGGAFYIGEGTNIQDGVVIHGLEEGRVVGDDQKEYSVWIGKNASITHLSLIHGPAYIGDDCFIGFRSTVFNARVGKGCIVMMHALVQDVEIPPGKYVPSGAVITNQQQADRLPDVEEQDRTFANHVVAINEALRAGYQCAEDDSCMMPIRKEIAENADSNGHSSPDSSHKSFRSMSSNTGLSSELQQRVRQLLGQGYRIGAEYADERRFRTSSWKSASGIHSDRESEVLQSLDDCLADHAGEYVRLIGIDPKAKRRVCEEIIQKPGGQVSRSSSGSGSTSYSPYSSAPQPAAAVSNNGLESSVDDLVRQLLSQGYRIGIEYADERRFRTSSWKSAPGINSDNVSQALADLGACLADHAGEYVRLIGIDPQAKRRVMEKIIQKPGDTVNPGAKSSPSSSYTPRSTQSSGFNGSKVSGSSLTQDIVEQIRNLLSQGYRIGTEHADKRRFRTSSWQTCSPIVSTRVSEVIEGLEGCMVEHAGEYVRLIGIDPKAKRRVLETIIQKP; encoded by the coding sequence ATGGCATTTAGCACCCAGGCAGCTCCCCCAACACCGTGGTCAAGGAATCTGGCTGAACCAAAAATTGATGACACAGCTTATGTCCATTCTTTTTCCAACATTATTGGAAATGTAGAGATCGCGGCCAATGTATTGATTGCTTCGGGAACCTCGATTCGAGCTGATGAAGGGGGAGCATTTTACATCGGTGAAGGCACCAATATTCAAGATGGTGTTGTGATTCATGGTCTTGAAGAAGGTCGGGTTGTTGGGGATGACCAGAAAGAGTACTCGGTCTGGATTGGCAAGAATGCATCGATTACCCACTTGAGCCTGATTCATGGTCCTGCTTATATTGGGGATGATTGCTTTATTGGCTTTCGCTCTACGGTGTTTAATGCTAGAGTTGGCAAGGGCTGTATTGTGATGATGCATGCCCTTGTTCAGGATGTAGAAATTCCTCCCGGTAAATATGTTCCTTCCGGAGCGGTGATTACTAATCAGCAGCAAGCTGACCGGCTACCGGATGTAGAAGAGCAAGATAGAACGTTTGCTAACCATGTGGTGGCAATCAATGAGGCATTGCGGGCGGGTTATCAGTGTGCAGAGGATGATTCCTGCATGATGCCCATCCGCAAGGAAATTGCCGAAAATGCTGACTCTAATGGTCATAGTAGCCCTGATAGTTCCCATAAATCTTTCAGATCAATGTCTTCAAATACAGGATTAAGTTCAGAGCTTCAACAACGAGTTCGTCAACTGTTAGGCCAAGGATACCGAATTGGTGCTGAATATGCTGATGAGCGTCGCTTCCGTACTAGTTCCTGGAAGAGTGCTTCCGGAATACACTCCGATCGTGAATCAGAAGTGCTCCAATCCTTGGATGATTGTCTGGCAGACCACGCTGGTGAGTATGTCCGACTAATTGGGATTGACCCGAAAGCTAAACGCCGGGTGTGTGAAGAGATTATCCAAAAACCGGGTGGCCAAGTGTCTCGGAGTTCCAGTGGATCTGGTTCAACTAGCTACAGCCCCTACAGCTCTGCTCCCCAACCTGCTGCGGCTGTCTCTAACAATGGCTTAGAGTCATCAGTGGATGATCTAGTTCGTCAACTGTTGTCCCAAGGGTATCGGATTGGTATTGAGTATGCTGATGAGCGTCGCTTCCGGACTAGTTCCTGGAAGAGTGCTCCTGGAATCAACTCCGATAATGTATCACAGGCTTTGGCAGACCTAGGGGCTTGTTTGGCAGACCACGCTGGTGAGTACGTCCGACTGATTGGCATTGACCCGCAAGCCAAGCGCCGGGTGATGGAAAAGATTATTCAAAAACCTGGGGACACGGTAAACCCTGGTGCTAAATCTTCCCCTAGTAGTAGCTATACTCCCCGTTCAACGCAATCCTCAGGATTCAATGGCAGCAAGGTTTCTGGTTCATCCTTGACTCAAGATATCGTTGAGCAGATCCGTAACTTGTTGTCCCAAGGCTATCGCATTGGTACTGAACATGCGGATAAACGTCGATTCCGCACCAGTTCTTGGCAGACTTGCTCCCCCATTGTCTCTACTCGGGTTTCAGAGGTGATTGAAGGTCTAGAAGGCTGCATGGTTGAACATGCTGGTGAGTATGTACGGTTGATTGGTATTGATCCGAAAGCTAAACGGCGTGTTCTAGAGACGATTATTCAAAAGCCCTAA
- a CDS encoding carbon dioxide-concentrating mechanism protein CcmK — protein MSIAVGMVETLGFPAVVEAADAMVKAARVTLVGYEKIGSARVTVIVRGDVSEVQASVAAGIDNVKRVNGGQVLSTHIIARPHENLEYVLPIRYTEDVEQFRESTNAIRPMNRP, from the coding sequence ATGTCAATTGCTGTGGGAATGGTGGAAACCCTTGGTTTTCCAGCGGTTGTAGAAGCCGCTGATGCGATGGTGAAAGCGGCTCGTGTCACCCTTGTAGGTTATGAAAAAATTGGTAGCGCTCGTGTAACCGTGATTGTCCGGGGAGATGTGTCTGAGGTTCAAGCTTCGGTAGCTGCTGGGATTGATAACGTTAAGCGTGTCAATGGAGGTCAGGTATTATCTACCCATATTATTGCTCGACCTCACGAAAACCTGGAGTATGTTCTACCAATTCGTTATACCGAAGATGTGGAACAGTTCCGGGAGAGTACTAACGCCATCCGTCCGATGAACCGTCCATAA
- a CDS encoding EutN/CcmL family microcompartment protein, with protein sequence MQIAKVRGTVVSTYKDPSLRGVKFLFLQYLNDAGEPLPKYEVAADIVGAGLDEWVLVSRGSAARQVGQSDKRPIDAMVVGIIDTVSVDNTMLYSKKDQY encoded by the coding sequence ATGCAAATTGCCAAGGTCCGAGGCACGGTCGTTAGTACTTATAAAGATCCTAGTCTTAGAGGAGTTAAGTTCCTTTTCCTGCAATACCTAAATGATGCAGGAGAACCACTCCCCAAGTATGAGGTAGCAGCTGACATAGTCGGTGCTGGCTTAGATGAGTGGGTGCTAGTCAGCCGTGGCAGCGCGGCTCGGCAAGTCGGTCAGAGTGACAAGCGTCCCATCGACGCTATGGTGGTGGGGATTATTGACACGGTCAGTGTGGACAATACCATGCTCTACAGCAAAAAAGACCAGTATTAG
- a CDS encoding FAD-dependent monooxygenase, with protein sequence MKLISKPFDVVIIGAGPVGCVTAMSLANCGERVLLLEANPNGLRRLAGEWLHPPALKILQNLGMEQLISTLRANYVSGLGFVVFPDDGTEPIKLNYPNHNLGFSCEHNTLVKALRKAILTCPNIQYIPFAKVTHIEGKTVIFYNKVINKKQSVFSETIIGADGRSSIVRKHLGILYKYHLISYMGGLLLENVTLPWEGFGHVFLGGIGPALVYRIGCNQVRICLDVPVKYFRSSRNIAAFLWDAYSPVLPKTLLSSFRYALENRSIAWCANQFSPRVCYGSKNLTLVGDATGCYHPITATGMTLGFQDAERLATSKNFQAFQRDRLIRTYVPELLALTLYQVFTRLDYGTVAIRQAVYQMWRQYPDECYRTMRLLSGEETKILSFSGSFTKGLGIAVSQLIRDKISMNHGIENISTLAAFKEWIELPLRIALHRLSKNYH encoded by the coding sequence ATGAAATTAATATCTAAACCTTTTGATGTGGTTATTATCGGTGCTGGACCAGTTGGTTGCGTTACGGCAATGAGTCTAGCAAATTGCGGTGAAAGAGTTCTTTTATTAGAAGCCAATCCTAACGGTTTAAGACGACTGGCTGGTGAATGGTTACATCCCCCTGCCTTGAAGATTTTACAAAATCTAGGAATGGAACAATTAATCTCTACTTTGAGAGCAAACTATGTCAGTGGTTTGGGTTTTGTGGTATTTCCCGATGATGGAACCGAGCCGATTAAATTAAATTATCCTAATCATAACTTAGGATTTAGCTGTGAACATAACACGTTGGTTAAAGCCTTACGAAAAGCAATTTTAACCTGTCCTAATATTCAGTATATTCCGTTTGCTAAAGTCACGCATATCGAAGGCAAAACAGTAATTTTTTATAATAAGGTTATCAACAAAAAACAAAGCGTTTTTAGTGAAACTATTATTGGTGCAGATGGTCGCTCATCAATCGTTCGGAAGCATTTAGGTATACTATATAAATACCACTTAATTTCCTACATGGGAGGTTTATTATTAGAAAATGTTACTCTTCCTTGGGAAGGCTTCGGACATGTTTTTTTGGGTGGAATTGGCCCCGCTTTAGTCTATCGAATTGGCTGTAACCAAGTTCGTATCTGTCTTGATGTTCCAGTTAAATACTTCAGAAGCTCTCGAAATATAGCTGCTTTTTTGTGGGATGCTTACAGCCCAGTATTACCTAAAACTTTACTTTCTTCATTTCGATATGCTTTGGAAAATCGATCAATTGCTTGGTGTGCCAATCAATTTAGTCCTCGAGTCTGTTATGGGAGCAAAAATCTAACTTTAGTTGGAGATGCAACAGGATGCTATCATCCAATTACAGCAACAGGTATGACTCTTGGTTTTCAGGATGCAGAGCGTCTAGCAACCAGCAAAAACTTTCAAGCATTTCAACGCGATCGTCTTATTCGTACTTATGTTCCTGAATTACTCGCTTTGACTCTTTACCAAGTTTTTACCCGATTAGATTATGGTACCGTAGCTATTCGTCAGGCAGTTTATCAAATGTGGCGACAATATCCTGATGAATGTTACCGTACAATGCGTCTACTTTCTGGTGAAGAAACGAAGATTTTATCTTTTAGTGGTTCTTTTACAAAGGGTTTGGGAATAGCTGTCAGTCAGCTAATCAGAGATAAAATCAGTATGAATCATGGAATAGAAAATATTTCAACTTTAGCTGCTTTTAAAGAATGGATTGAATTACCATTGAGAATAGCTCTCCATCGTCTTTCAAAAAATTACCATTAG
- a CDS encoding EF-hand domain-containing protein, giving the protein MSPEKFLSSSVWVARVKTFFQAMDVDGDGFLSLSDYEHTADRLVELGGDPSRSQEIRELFRALFKNMMAGGAPVDGNTRISEEECVANAAKAVTLVESAREVARRKNEVFFDLIDTDNSGEISSKEYRKYLAIYFGEEDPDRADQAFDSIDVDGNGSISRDEFIEGHIHYWFEDGSDPSFSPLPYGPLVDQ; this is encoded by the coding sequence ATGTCTCCAGAAAAGTTTTTGTCATCCAGTGTTTGGGTTGCCAGGGTGAAAACTTTCTTCCAGGCCATGGATGTCGATGGAGATGGATTCTTGTCCCTCTCCGACTACGAACATACCGCAGACAGGTTGGTCGAACTTGGAGGTGATCCGTCGAGATCTCAAGAAATCCGGGAGCTGTTTCGCGCCCTGTTTAAGAACATGATGGCTGGAGGGGCTCCGGTCGATGGCAACACCAGAATCAGCGAAGAAGAGTGCGTCGCCAACGCTGCGAAGGCAGTGACGTTGGTCGAATCGGCACGGGAAGTGGCTAGGCGCAAGAACGAGGTCTTTTTTGATCTCATCGACACCGATAACTCCGGAGAGATCTCCAGTAAAGAGTACCGGAAGTATCTGGCAATATATTTCGGGGAAGAGGACCCTGACCGCGCCGATCAGGCTTTCGATAGCATTGATGTTGATGGCAACGGTTCCATCAGCCGCGACGAGTTTATAGAAGGTCATATACACTACTGGTTTGAAGATGGTAGCGACCCAAGCTTTTCTCCCCTTCCCTATGGCCCGTTGGTCGATCAATAG